A genomic segment from Xyrauchen texanus isolate HMW12.3.18 chromosome 21, RBS_HiC_50CHRs, whole genome shotgun sequence encodes:
- the LOC127661541 gene encoding ras-related protein Rab-27A yields MSDGDYDYLIKFLALGDSGVGKTSFLYQYTDGKFNSKFITTVGIDFREKRVVYKSTGPDGAAGRGQRIHIQLWDTAGQERFRSLTTAFFRDAMGFLLLFDLTSEQSFLNVRNWMSQLQTHAYCENPDIVLCGNKSDLEDQRAVKSDNARELAEKYGIPYFETSAANGENVSHAVEVLLDLIMKRMERCVDKSWIPDGTFRTNGHSTTDLAESRDQEPSKCAC; encoded by the exons ATGTCCGATGGGGACTATGATTACCTCATTAAGTTTCTCGCTCTGGGGGACTCTGGGGTGGGAAAAACCAGCTTCCTGTACCAGTACACAGATGGCAAATTCAACTCCAAATTCATCACCACAGTGGGAATAGACTTTCGAGAAAAACGAGTG GTGTACAAATCCACCGGTCCTGATGGCGCAGCGGGCAGAGGGCAGAGAATTCACATTCAGCTGTGGGACACAGCTGGACAGGAGAG ATTTCGGAGTTTGACCACAGCGTTCTTCAGGGATGCCATGGGCTTTCTGTTGCTCTTTGATCTCACTAGCGAGCAGAGCTTTCTCAATGTTCGGAACTGGATGA GTCAGCTGCAGACGCATGCGTACTGCGAGAATCCCGACATTGTTTTGTGTGGAAATAAATCTGACCTGGAGGATCAGCGTGCTGTGAAATCGGATAATGCTCGAGAGCTCGCAGAGAAATACGG CATCCCGTACTTTGAGACGAGTGCTGCGAATGGTGAGAATGTGAGTCATGCCGTGGAGGTTCTGCTTGATCTGATCATGAAGCGCATGGAGAGATGTGTGGACAAATCCTGGATCCCCGATGGAACCTTTCGCACCAATGGCCACAGCACCACCGACCTGGCAGAGTCTCGGGACCAGGAACCGAGCAAGTGTGCCTGCTAA